From Senegalia massiliensis, a single genomic window includes:
- a CDS encoding class I SAM-dependent methyltransferase has translation MNYNNLKEEWKKEEQYTFKGWDFSHIDARYEEEKLPWNYKEIILKYVNPSHRLLDMGTGGGEFLLTLNHPYELTSVTEAYPPNVELCKKKLSSLGIEVKQIIEDSNIPYVDNNFDIVINKHEAFDMNEVKRILKKDGFFITQQVGGKNNNDLAYKLIDGLEHQYLNHDLENNIKILKDAGFEILFSHEYFPKSKFYDIGALVYFAKIIEWEFPNFSVDSCFENLCKLKKELDEKGYIVGTEHRFMIVAKKQ, from the coding sequence ATGAACTATAACAATTTGAAAGAAGAATGGAAAAAAGAAGAACAATATACATTTAAGGGCTGGGACTTTTCCCATATTGATGCAAGATATGAAGAAGAGAAACTTCCTTGGAATTATAAAGAAATTATATTAAAGTATGTTAATCCTTCTCATAGATTATTAGATATGGGTACTGGTGGTGGAGAATTTTTATTAACTTTAAATCACCCTTATGAATTAACAAGTGTTACAGAAGCATATCCACCAAATGTAGAACTATGTAAAAAGAAATTATCTTCATTAGGAATAGAAGTAAAACAGATAATAGAAGATAGTAATATTCCTTATGTGGATAATAATTTTGATATTGTTATTAATAAACATGAGGCTTTTGATATGAATGAAGTAAAAAGAATATTAAAAAAAGATGGTTTTTTTATAACACAGCAGGTTGGAGGGAAAAATAATAATGATTTAGCATATAAATTAATTGATGGTTTAGAGCATCAATACTTAAATCATGACTTAGAAAATAATATTAAAATATTAAAAGATGCTGGTTTTGAAATATTATTCTCTCATGAATATTTTCCAAAAAGTAAGTTCTATGATATAGGAGCACTAGTTTATTTTGCTAAGATTATTGAGTGGGAGTTTCCTAATTTTTCAGTTGATTCTTGCTTTGAGAACTTATGTAAACTAAAAAAAGAGTTAGATGAAAAAGGTTATATTGTTGGAACAGAACATAGGTTTATGATAGTTGCAAAAAAACAATAA
- a CDS encoding alpha/beta hydrolase, translating to MSQTMDGKKINFKNSRGLKIVANLYRADSNIIIIMAHGFTNDKSSNGRFDDLAEALNKVGYDVLAIDFSGCGESDDNSITLTNKVDDLNSAIQFALGKGYKKIGLFGNSFGTLACLKNYRKEVITMVLVGALTDSMQYDWNDYFSKKQLDNLHKQGFFYFCTNRKHKITNQTLMDFEQINQKDLFRNVDCPILIIHGDNIKDQEELQLLERSQKAINTIIDNSKLEIVKGAKHGMRKDWDKVIDITCKWYSKYIY from the coding sequence ATGTCTCAAACTATGGATGGCAAAAAGATAAATTTTAAAAACTCTAGAGGATTGAAAATTGTTGCAAATTTATATAGAGCTGATTCAAATATTATAATCATAATGGCTCATGGATTTACTAATGATAAATCATCAAATGGTAGATTTGATGATTTGGCAGAAGCTTTAAACAAAGTTGGGTACGATGTTTTAGCAATAGATTTTAGTGGATGTGGAGAAAGTGACGACAATTCTATAACTTTAACAAATAAAGTGGATGACTTAAATTCTGCTATTCAATTTGCTTTAGGGAAAGGATATAAAAAAATAGGATTGTTTGGAAATAGCTTTGGAACTTTGGCATGTTTAAAAAACTATAGAAAAGAAGTAATAACAATGGTTTTAGTTGGAGCATTAACAGATAGTATGCAATATGATTGGAATGATTATTTTTCCAAAAAACAGTTAGATAATTTACATAAACAAGGTTTCTTTTATTTTTGCACAAATAGAAAACATAAAATTACTAATCAGACTTTGATGGATTTTGAGCAAATCAATCAAAAGGATTTATTTAGAAATGTTGACTGTCCTATATTAATTATTCATGGAGACAATATCAAGGATCAAGAAGAGTTACAGTTGTTAGAAAGGTCACAAAAAGCAATAAATACAATAATAGATAACTCAAAACTTGAAATTGTTAAGGGAGCAAAACATGGTATGAGAAAAGATTGGGATAAAGTTATTGATATTACTTGTAAGTGGTATAGTAAATATATATATTAA
- a CDS encoding DUF5700 domain-containing putative Zn-dependent protease, with the protein MNINIRNKTVFKMLELCKRHKEGKLYREELEDLLEHDDYKVEFERYNTKGLPITNITKEEFVDYFINLQQLDTKDIQNERLRIHHIQYKCFFNNLDFYEKEIKKLLLIDESIVKEGLKYTINGLPSYINFDSLDVIFTISIGNSFGWPYKNCIHFDVLSFFKVCNINDLNSFKSFIGHEVHHIGYNKFSQEINISKFNPEEYLYYFLAFEGLAVKYCNNGQGILTKKIYNDLEQNVGMDTFTWNYLRDEFYDIFNEFNSQIQLIRIGKIKDLDDLKEIISEYWLNSCTKLQEKEEVPKLKHSKNYYFGNEIWGLIHDTYGKEKVFEILENPKEFPKEFNKALKEIGRTDLII; encoded by the coding sequence TTGAATATAAATATTAGAAATAAGACTGTATTTAAGATGCTTGAATTATGTAAAAGACATAAAGAAGGAAAATTATATAGAGAAGAATTGGAGGATTTATTAGAACATGATGATTATAAAGTTGAATTTGAAAGATACAATACTAAAGGACTTCCAATTACAAATATTACAAAAGAAGAGTTTGTAGATTATTTTATTAATTTACAACAACTTGACACTAAAGATATTCAAAATGAAAGACTTAGAATTCATCATATTCAGTATAAATGTTTTTTTAATAATTTAGATTTTTATGAAAAAGAAATAAAAAAATTATTATTAATTGATGAATCTATCGTTAAGGAAGGACTTAAATATACTATCAATGGATTACCTTCATATATAAACTTTGATAGCTTAGATGTTATATTTACTATAAGTATAGGCAATAGCTTTGGTTGGCCATATAAAAACTGTATTCATTTTGATGTTTTATCGTTTTTTAAAGTATGCAATATAAACGACTTAAATAGTTTTAAATCGTTTATTGGACATGAAGTACATCATATAGGTTATAATAAATTTTCACAAGAAATAAATATAAGTAAATTCAATCCTGAAGAGTATCTTTATTATTTTTTAGCATTTGAAGGACTTGCTGTTAAGTATTGTAATAATGGACAAGGAATTTTAACAAAGAAGATATATAATGATCTGGAACAAAATGTTGGGATGGATACTTTTACATGGAATTATCTGAGAGATGAGTTTTATGATATTTTTAATGAATTTAATTCTCAGATACAGTTAATTCGAATAGGTAAAATAAAAGATTTAGATGATCTTAAAGAAATAATATCTGAATATTGGTTAAATTCATGTACTAAACTACAGGAAAAAGAAGAGGTCCCTAAATTAAAACATTCTAAAAACTATTATTTTGGAAACGAAATTTGGGGTTTAATACATGACACATACGGAAAAGAAAAAGTATTTGAAATCCTTGAAAATCCTAAGGAATTTCCAAAGGAGTTTAATAAAGCTTTAAAAGAAATAGGTAGAACAGATTTAATTATATAG
- a CDS encoding NUDIX hydrolase: MLKVNFYELNTVEDSKLKFAVIMSRYKDKWIFVRHKERLSWEIPGGHREENENINYTASRELIEETGAKDFNLIPVCIYSVSRKEVESFGQLFYSNVESLGKLPNSEIGEVKPFDTIPKTLTYPLIQPYLYQKINEFFISREEYNVSNYGWQKDKF, translated from the coding sequence GTGTTAAAGGTAAACTTTTATGAATTAAATACAGTTGAAGATAGCAAACTTAAATTTGCAGTTATTATGTCAAGATATAAAGATAAATGGATATTTGTAAGACATAAGGAAAGATTAAGTTGGGAAATTCCAGGTGGTCATAGAGAAGAAAATGAAAATATCAATTACACAGCTTCAAGAGAATTGATTGAAGAAACAGGAGCAAAAGATTTTAATCTTATTCCAGTTTGTATATATTCAGTATCTAGAAAGGAAGTTGAATCTTTTGGGCAATTATTTTACTCAAATGTAGAATCTCTTGGTAAATTACCAAATTCTGAAATTGGAGAAGTCAAACCTTTTGATACTATACCCAAAACATTAACTTATCCATTAATTCAGCCTTATTTATATCAAAAAATTAATGAATTTTTTATATCAAGGGAGGAGTATAATGTCTCAAACTATGGATGGCAAAAAGATAAATTTTAA
- the deoD gene encoding purine-nucleoside phosphorylase — MIPTPHIEAKNKNEIAKTVLMPGDPLRAKFIADTFLEDVKQFNGVRNVLGYTGTYKGRRISVMASGMGMPSIGIYSYELYRFYDVENIIRIGSCGAYTPDAKLYDVILAKDAWSESSYAKVQGGYESDVIEGTPELNQRLEKYAKELEIPVSIERIHSSDVFYRQNFEEYKEIYNKYGCVAVEMEAFALFHNAKVLGKKAACLLTVSDNLVTKEETTSEERQNAFTNMMKIALEMAE; from the coding sequence ATGATACCAACACCACATATTGAAGCAAAAAATAAGAATGAAATTGCAAAGACTGTTTTAATGCCAGGGGATCCCTTGCGAGCAAAATTTATAGCAGATACATTTTTAGAAGATGTAAAACAGTTTAATGGAGTTCGAAATGTTTTAGGATATACTGGTACTTACAAAGGAAGAAGAATTTCTGTTATGGCAAGTGGCATGGGAATGCCTAGTATAGGAATTTATTCTTATGAGCTTTACAGATTTTATGATGTAGAAAATATTATTAGAATTGGATCTTGTGGAGCTTATACTCCAGATGCAAAACTATATGATGTAATATTAGCTAAGGATGCTTGGAGTGAATCTAGTTATGCAAAAGTACAAGGTGGTTATGAAAGTGATGTCATTGAAGGTACTCCAGAATTAAACCAGCGTCTTGAAAAGTACGCAAAGGAGTTAGAAATTCCAGTGAGTATAGAAAGAATCCATTCTTCTGATGTATTTTACAGACAAAATTTTGAAGAATATAAAGAGATTTATAATAAGTATGGCTGTGTAGCTGTAGAGATGGAAGCTTTTGCTCTTTTCCATAATGCAAAAGTACTTGGAAAAAAAGCAGCATGTTTACTTACTGTATCTGACAATTTAGTAACTAAAGAAGAAACAACTTCTGAAGAAAGGCAAAATGCATTCACTAATATGATGAAAATTGCTTTAGAAATGGCAGAATAG
- a CDS encoding serine hydrolase domain-containing protein, which produces MFKEELVRLLNEKSNNNEFSGVVLIKKSDKEIYSGSYGYANRSWCIKNSIETKFRIGSISKMFTAVAIIQLIENEKINFDTSVVKYLELDNTKIPEEVTIHNLLTHTSGIADYFDENGSDYEWEELWSKKPIYSFKKLCDYLQLFAYDEPIYNVGEKFQYNGAGYILLGLIIEKVSGVSYFDYVRKNIFSKLNMNNTDFISLDEVYNNVAEGYEPIESEEDNMVLWKKNIYTATPVPASDGGATSTAYDLISFVQSLRATKILGEDMANKILMPYVLDEGSNGFRDYVWKYGYGNWFILDKDNNVIRCGHTGEEYGVSCRLYYYPSFNIDVVILGNQGWCSGDLGWEIHDMIIKSKL; this is translated from the coding sequence ATGTTTAAAGAAGAACTTGTTAGATTACTTAATGAAAAAAGTAATAATAATGAATTTAGTGGAGTTGTTTTAATAAAAAAATCAGATAAAGAAATATATTCTGGATCATATGGATATGCAAATAGAAGCTGGTGTATTAAAAATTCAATAGAAACAAAGTTTAGAATAGGTTCTATATCAAAGATGTTTACAGCAGTAGCAATTATACAACTAATAGAAAATGAAAAAATTAATTTTGATACAAGTGTTGTTAAATATTTGGAACTAGATAATACAAAAATACCTGAAGAAGTAACTATACATAATTTATTAACACATACATCGGGTATAGCTGACTACTTCGATGAAAATGGAAGTGATTATGAATGGGAGGAACTTTGGTCTAAAAAACCTATTTATAGTTTTAAAAAGTTATGTGATTATCTTCAATTATTTGCTTATGATGAACCTATATATAACGTTGGAGAAAAGTTTCAATATAATGGGGCTGGATATATTTTGTTAGGGCTTATTATAGAAAAAGTATCAGGAGTATCGTATTTTGATTATGTAAGAAAGAATATATTTTCTAAATTAAATATGAATAATACAGATTTTATAAGCTTAGATGAAGTATATAATAATGTGGCAGAAGGTTATGAGCCTATAGAAAGTGAAGAAGATAATATGGTTCTTTGGAAGAAAAACATTTACACAGCTACTCCTGTTCCAGCTTCTGATGGTGGTGCAACATCAACTGCATATGACCTTATAAGTTTTGTACAATCCTTAAGAGCTACAAAAATACTAGGAGAAGATATGGCTAATAAAATTCTTATGCCATATGTATTAGATGAAGGATCAAATGGATTTAGAGATTATGTATGGAAATATGGATATGGGAATTGGTTTATTTTGGATAAAGACAACAATGTAATTCGTTGTGGACATACTGGAGAAGAGTATGGAGTTAGTTGTAGATTATATTATTATCCATCCTTTAATATTGATGTTGTTATACTAGGAAATCAAGGGTGGTGTTCAGGGGATTTGGGATGGGAGATTCATGACATGATTATAAAAAGCAAACTATAA
- a CDS encoding methyl-accepting chemotaxis protein translates to MKKLNLKLKSRLVIMLVLVALIPTLVLTGINYYEQRNMINGNITENSKNVNENLKERIDYFLNENTKLLEYLASDERVHEMNPLELKKIFGEFQKNYPSYEFIYVTDADGMLKASTSDVSVEDYSEYDYSDGEWYIDAKNGENHISESTYISSLTNNPCITVAVPIIRNGETIGVLGGDINLNGLQEIVSSIKIGNEGYGYLVDASGTYIAHPDFEEKVLNGESGAENPAVKDALKGINDTKVYTNESNVDMFSSTNFIEKTSWGVVTEQPHQQAFSELNSLLLNSLILISIVTGIVILIALLVAKNIANPITKLSEMIERLSKYDLTFIKDSKTEKYLNRKDEIGTISKALGTMQRNFITLIRNISDMSQQVASSSEELTATSQQSSVAAEEVAKTIEEIANGANEQAKNTDNGAGNINKLGHLIEQNQVYISDLNDSTKEVHTLKNEGIESLKDLTKKTEQSNLLSKEVNQVIVKTNESASKIENASQMIKNIANQTNLLALNAAIEAARAGEAGRGFAVVADEIRKLAEESTVFTEEITSIIEELIGKTSDAVGKMKESGEIMNAQSESVKITNLKFEGINEAIERMEYVIKNINYSGREMEEKKVEIIGMIENLSAISQENAAGTEEASASIEEQTASIEEIATASQSLAKLATEMQENILKFKI, encoded by the coding sequence ATGAAGAAATTAAATTTAAAACTAAAGAGCAGATTAGTAATTATGTTAGTATTAGTAGCTCTTATACCTACTTTAGTTTTAACGGGGATTAATTACTATGAGCAAAGAAATATGATTAATGGAAACATTACAGAAAACAGTAAAAATGTGAATGAAAATCTAAAAGAAAGAATAGATTATTTTTTAAACGAAAATACAAAACTTTTAGAATACTTAGCTAGTGATGAACGCGTTCATGAAATGAATCCTTTAGAACTTAAGAAAATTTTTGGCGAATTTCAGAAGAATTATCCATCTTATGAATTTATATATGTAACAGATGCAGATGGTATGTTAAAAGCAAGTACTAGTGATGTATCTGTAGAAGATTATAGTGAGTATGACTATAGCGACGGAGAATGGTACATAGATGCAAAAAATGGAGAAAATCATATTTCAGAATCTACATACATATCTAGTTTAACTAATAATCCTTGCATAACGGTTGCAGTACCTATTATAAGAAATGGTGAAACTATAGGTGTACTTGGAGGAGATATCAATCTAAATGGATTACAAGAAATTGTATCAAGTATTAAAATTGGAAATGAAGGATATGGATATCTAGTGGATGCATCAGGAACATATATTGCACATCCTGATTTTGAAGAAAAAGTTTTAAATGGGGAAAGTGGAGCAGAAAATCCAGCAGTTAAGGATGCATTAAAGGGCATTAACGATACAAAAGTATACACTAATGAAAGTAATGTGGATATGTTTAGTTCAACAAATTTTATAGAAAAAACTTCATGGGGAGTTGTTACAGAACAACCACATCAACAAGCTTTTTCCGAACTGAATAGTTTATTATTAAATAGTCTTATATTAATTTCAATAGTAACTGGTATTGTTATTTTAATTGCACTATTAGTAGCAAAAAATATTGCAAATCCAATTACAAAGTTATCAGAAATGATTGAAAGATTATCTAAATATGATTTAACATTTATTAAAGATAGCAAAACTGAGAAATATTTAAATAGAAAAGATGAGATAGGTACAATATCTAAAGCTCTTGGAACAATGCAGAGAAATTTTATTACTTTAATTAGAAATATATCTGATATGTCTCAGCAAGTTGCATCATCATCTGAAGAATTAACAGCAACAAGTCAGCAATCATCAGTAGCAGCTGAAGAAGTGGCGAAAACTATAGAAGAAATAGCTAATGGAGCTAATGAACAAGCAAAAAATACAGATAATGGAGCAGGAAATATTAATAAATTAGGACACTTGATAGAACAGAATCAGGTATATATAAGTGATTTAAATGATTCTACTAAGGAAGTACATACATTAAAAAATGAAGGAATTGAAAGTCTAAAGGACCTTACGAAGAAGACAGAACAAAGTAATTTATTATCTAAAGAAGTAAATCAAGTTATTGTAAAAACTAATGAAAGTGCAAGTAAAATAGAAAATGCTAGCCAAATGATTAAAAATATAGCTAACCAGACTAATCTTTTAGCCCTTAATGCAGCAATAGAAGCAGCTAGAGCGGGAGAAGCAGGGAGAGGTTTTGCAGTGGTAGCAGATGAAATAAGAAAGTTAGCAGAGGAATCAACTGTATTTACAGAAGAAATCACTAGTATCATTGAGGAATTAATTGGAAAAACATCAGATGCAGTCGGTAAAATGAAGGAATCTGGAGAAATAATGAATGCTCAATCAGAAAGTGTAAAAATTACTAATTTAAAATTTGAAGGAATTAATGAGGCAATTGAAAGAATGGAATATGTAATAAAAAATATTAATTATTCAGGAAGAGAAATGGAAGAAAAGAAAGTAGAGATTATAGGAATGATAGAGAATTTATCAGCTATATCACAGGAAAATGCAGCAGGTACTGAAGAGGCTTCTGCATCAATAGAAGAGCAAACAGCATCTATAGAGGAAATAGCAACAGCTAGTCAGTCTTTAGCAAAATTAGCAACAGAAATGCAAGAAAATATTTTAAAGTTTAAAATATAG